TACTACCAAGTAGTTACTAGAAGTAGTTAAACTGACAACGGATAGAAAGGAAATACAGACTAGGCTTACACTTGACATTTATGGATGGCAGATGATATTGGATGCGGGTGGATTTGTGGATTTGCAATAAACTCTATGTAAGATTCCATCATTAATTATGTCTTATTAACCCATTCGCCATAGGTTATTCATCTAACTAAACCACCCGAAAAAGTAAATAATTTACTGAATCGAGTAAATAAACTCAATTAACAAATGTTACTACTCAATTTCATCTCAGTTATGTATAAGAATCAAACAAACGAAATTCAGGTTTCGGCAAATTACATTCATCATcataattgtcattttttttacAGTTGAAACATCACCGGTTTTAACAAGGGATGGATATTTGGTGCAATTATTGTTTTTTACTTTCCAATGTAAAACACGTCTTCGAGAATTACTAATTCATCTCACTTTCCAATAACCTTGGTTAATATAATCAAGCTTGTAGATATTcatttaattttggtttttgaccTTTCTTACTATTTTCAATTTAAGCTAAACTGTTATATAGATGGTAAAATGCAACGAAGACGGAGGTAGAAAACATGAATGGATAAAAGAATCAAGTCATGTTGTATAAACTTTTTCATATAAGTTTTAAGTTTGAAtgttcaaataaaaataaaacaaagtgATTTTCTGGGTGGACTAGTCGGGTGTCCAAGGTATGGATGATGTCCCACTCACGTCAAATTCGCCAAAATACACATCTTAGGCTAGGTTTGGTaatgttatttttttctttcaagaaACACTTCCTTTGTGGTAATAATTTTTGATATTGGTGTTTCGTAAAAAATTAGAAATAATCTATGCCGTAACGGCACGTCATGAGACTAACATAAAATTCTAGTAAATGTCAAATAAAACATATATTAAAAGAGTAGTTCGATATGTatctgtagatggtgaaatttggacaagggacaaaagtgtcatttcaagaccatagacaAAATATAACTCTCatgggagagattaagcccttggtcctcaaggcatccatagccacgatttctagtattaCGTCCCCGCAAgccactgctggtcgtgatgccgtgactcctagcgcacatccctgcgagatattgctggtcacgtaggttctgtagagcgtaaaacgtccccgacagacttatgaacctgAACGACCaaaattccagcatgtcttcgcgagacgcagctgattgtgatgccatgattcctagtatacatcctcgacgagatactgctggttatgtaggctttgtagatgcgtaaaaacttCTCtggcggacttatgacccagatcAGAGATATGCATCATGTCTCCTGTAAGAACGACTcatcctatttgagatcaaggactgattcctagtacatcatcgcgagatacactggtcatgtctactctaggctctgactcgacttactgaggtttccgaataATTCTTAGGACATCCCCGTGGGATATACTGGTTATTCTACGTCTGGGCCCTTACGAAAaattcctagaacatccttttgagatacactggtcatgtctgccCGACAAATACGTACACAATTGATTCCTagaacatctctgcaagatacgctggtcaaagacaagcgAGCCAAAGTCTCGCGGTGACATTAATCGGGCAtacaaagccttttctctctcttCAGGACGAGGGATTCAGatctgttaagaaaatcttcaaagATATTTTGGTCTGtcctcaaaatctcggagagattcacatctctcctcaAAATATCAAAGAGATTAAATCTCCTTGCAAAGTCTCAGAGAGATcacatctctcctcaaaatctcggagagattcacatctatcctcaaaatctcagagagattcaaatctctcgggaAAACCTCACACAAGGCTGAATATTCCTAATGATAGGCACGAGCCTCATGTAGGAGTCGAGTCTCCTTTTCAGACTCTTCACACGAATTCTAAGGCAtctcatgccttttcacgtgactcatccttgTCATTCTTACAGATcaaagaatatctctctatcttggccaactcggctaaagagaatatttctctctcaacacatcatcacaaagggtgACTCAGCTTCAGACAAATAGGgggatataaattagggtttttatatggcggtctatgacacgtgtgagaaataacCGGCCCATTTCTCACAGCAGAAGAGAGTAGggtggtggaataatgagataaactcaacctagtttatctcaaTTTCTGATGAGACGGGAGAATTGATCCGCACGACACGAAAaataatcatcatcttcaacgacctgagattagagaattcatttataaataggtcctctaaTTCTCCAAGCAatcatcatctttctcataacctctcagagcaattcttcttcaaatcctagaattctctgatctctctcttcgtcTGCTTCcgtccctaagaccagccctaaatCTCTTCCATGTGACTGAATCATTCTTTGAACGACCACTGTACATAGTTTAAcaaagactgttcgtgctcaacctcccgtaactcactttcagaaatcctaaaatcccacttctaacctctctcagattttaggtaactacaataTCTAATTAACGATTATATTTAATTAGGTTTTGAAATCTTGTTAGGCTGAAATTCACATATAAGAACTTATGAACCTAGAAGTTTgatataataattttttaaagttgtcTTAAAGTGCAATTGATTTatgagtaattactgaaattataTCTTGCTAGTCAAATtgttatattatattattttattttatttttgatgacCAAAACCAAAACAAAGTAAGCTCGGTCAAACTTGGATTAATATATAATATCTTTAAGATTGTATCATCAATCCATTTAACAACCTTTTGGATTTTAATACCAATTCATTTTACTAAATAAAATAACATGTAAATAGTTGTTATCTAGTTTATTTGATAAAGAATTCTTTCGTTTTATTAATTTTATCTTGTAAAATAACTTTTTGATCCACCTATGGATTCTTCCTATAAACATATAAAATGAGGCATGATTAATACGAAAATCCCTACCGAagtattttttttcaattctACTTGACTGACAAAACTGGACTgacttttgtaaaaaaaaaataataataataaattgtaTTGTGTTTATAACCGTAAAAGATATAAAgaatatttttaaaaaattacgtattatatttattttatttaaatgtACATTCATAATGCGTATTATGAAGTTTATGACCATAATTATGAGGGAACCAATCAATTTAAATTCATAACAAAAATAGGTTGCAACTTTTATATCCGTCGGATGTCTTTAGCTAGGATGAGACTGGAATGGTCGGATAcaatgtttgtctctcaaaatgttatccatcCGTCTAAACTCAAAAATCCCCTTTGTTTTGTATTATCGATTTATAAAGTGCTTTTTATCCAAAACCGATGAGCTTTTGAAATCTACAAAAGCATAAGTTTTGCCCTCTCCTAATTTTAATGTTCGATTTATCTTTTctatccctattttattttataaatgacaaaagttACCCTTAAATTTAGCATTCAATTTTTAGTccctatattttattctttaaagattattatctttctttttcaaactattttatataCCATTTTATCGAACATTTTGTTTAATTGTAGTAAATGAATAACTACATACTAAAAGTAAATGAAATTTCTAGGactaattttgaatcacatgtATTAGACTAGAGTATTGACAGACTAAgagctctttcttgattctatggGTGGTGGTGCATGGTAGTTGTTAGTTGATGGAGCAATTTGTCTGGTTGATTCCGTTAACGAATGAGACCTCAGCCTACTAACTAGCTATGCAGAGGATTCCCTCTGCGACCATCTTCTTAAAGGAACTACGGTCGTTTATGACACGGAAGTTTGAGGCAATAACATGTCTATGATGCCCGTAGATGTTATGGGTCGCATGCACGCTACACTGAAGTATATAGCCTTGGCCGACATGCTAGGGTAATCTTCGAAAATTTCATCGTGATGGGGATTGATCGTTGCATGCCCAGCGTGTCCACCTAGAACATCAGCGCTCTAGTGTTCGTGCTACCCCTCCTTAATTGGCTCGAGTTGCTAGTTCTACTATACACAGCGTTGTCTGGAGGACAATACATGTTGGCGCATGAGCGGTGTTTGGGTAATCAAGTGCTTTTTGGCTCTCTGCATCTAGAGGCGAACGATAAGCCAGATTTACCCCCTATCCTCCCCAGGATATTGAGCGTTAAGGCCATTTAGACGTAGCATCTGACGAAGCCAGTTGTCTGCCTCAATTTGAGTTAGGGTCAAACTCTCTCGAGGGACCAATCTTCGTGATGTAGCATCTGACACCATGCCATCCTGGGCATACATGCGTTTGCTTGTATGTGTCAGTGTAAAACTCTTCGATAACCCTCGTGATGTAGCATCTAACCGAAATCCCTTCCGAGTATTCAGGTATAGACCTACATTCTCCAGGGTCACACTCTCTCGATGCATATACCCTCAACACGCGAACATGTTAAACCATCCCCTAACAAGTATGCAACCCTGGTAGGTGTCTGAACTCACCAGGAAATTGACTAACACATTTCTTAAGTCGTTTTTGACGTATCCGACGATATGGTAGGATGGGATATGATCATGGATACGCCTAGTAAGAATTTTTCGATCTCGGTTCAAAGAGAACCAACCCATGTTACCCCCTTTTTTGTACCCCCCACACAAGACTAGGACTAAAGGACGGACCTCTGAACTCGCTAAGGAATTGACTAACACCTTCCCTTTGTCGGGTAACGCGAACCCAGTAAGGTGATAAGAGGGGATACTTGTCACCGTTACGTCCTGGAAAGCGATCTTCGATTTCGTTGCGGAAGCGCCAGTTCACTCTGCTCCGCCAGTGTGTTCTCCCCGTATAACCTATACCCAAGCCAGAATAAAAGGAGCGGGTTTTTGGCAATAACGAAGCCAATGTCAAAGCAGTCAAACCTCGTATGAATATGGAAAATTATGAATTTAACGTGGGCGCGTACGGGTAGAAGCGACACGCTGAGCCAGATCTCCGGCGAGGTGATAAGTATAAAGCTAGGGCTGGGTCGTCACCCTGTACTCAAATTTTCGAAAATCTTAGTGACGCGACGACTTGTCCGAGTTCGGTGCCAAATACATAAGGGTCGCTACGTCGACGCCCCGATGTAGTGTCAAGTATACAAGGGTCCCCGCATGCACATAGACGGATGCGGGGGGCAACAAAGTTAGTCACAAAGACTAGGATTCGTATAGGTAGCTGAACGTTGGATCTTTGACGACAAGGCTTAGGGAACTGGCATATGCGGCGTCCAGAAGACATGTTGACATCATGTACGTCCAAGAAACTAAATGGAAAGGCACGAAGGTCCAAGAATTAGGGAACTCAGGTTTTAGGCTCTGGTTCTCAGGAATAGAGAATGTGAAGAATGGTGTTGGAATCCTAATCAACAAGAAACTGGCAGATAAAGTCGTAGAAGTCCGTAGGCaaggagacagattaatccttgtCAGACTTCTGCTAGGCAAAGTGGCATTGAATGTTGTTAATGCGTATGCCCCTCATGAATGGTCCAACCCAGATGACAAGTTGAATTTCTGGGAAGCTCTAGATGGCATGGTAAACGGTGTACCTCCGAGCGAAAAGTTGTTCATTGGAGGAGACTTCAATGGACATGTTGGATTGGATCGAGCGATAGGGGATATGACAGGGTACATCGAGGATTTGGTGTCGGAATAGGAACTAAGCGGGAGAAGACATCCTGAACTTCGTAGTGGCTTTTGATCTCATGATTGGAAATACATTCTTCAAGAAAAACGAAAGGCATCTGCTCACCTATAAGCGTGCACAATGCACGACCCAGGTCGACTATATCCTCGCAAGGAGAGAGTATAAACAAAATTGCTCGGACTGCAAGGTCATACTGGGTGAGTGTGTGGTCACCCAACATAGACTCATGCTAGCCGACTTCTACACCCAGACGCATTGCGATTGGAAGAGAACTACAAACCCACCAAGAAATAGGTGGGGGAACCTCAAGGAAGGCCCTGCATGGGTCTTCAGAGATAAAGATCTGTTAGAAAGTATACTCTGTGAAGAAGGCGAAGCGGACCACATGTCGAAAGAAACTGCTAGTCGGGTCCGACAACTAGTGGAGGAAGTATTGGGAGAATCAAAAGATAATGGAAAACGTGACACGAAAGAAACCTGGTGGTGTTCCGTAGAGGTGCATCAGGCCATCAAGGATAAGAAATACCGCTACAAATAGGCGCAGGACCTCGAGAGCGAAGAAAACCTCCAGAATTATAAGGATGCCAAAAAACTTGCAAAGAAAATGGTGGCAGGGGAGAAAGGAAGGGCCTCTGAGACTTCTAGCGAAAACTAGGCACGGAAGAGGGTGAGAAGGGAATCTACAAGATTGCTCAGATGAGGGAatagaaaacacgagacataatcCAAGTCAAATGCGTTAAGGCTGCTGACGGTCGAGTTTTGGTGGAAGATGCGGAGATAAAGGTACGATGGGAGGAATATTTTGACGAACTCTTCAATGTAGGGGGTGACAACCCATTT
The nucleotide sequence above comes from Papaver somniferum cultivar HN1 chromosome 8, ASM357369v1, whole genome shotgun sequence. Encoded proteins:
- the LOC113306410 gene encoding craniofacial development protein 2-like, whose product is MYVQETKWKGTKVQELGNSGFRLWFSGIENVKNGVGILINKKLADKVVEVRRQGDRLILVRLLLGKVALNVVNAYAPHEWSNPDDKLNFWEALDGMVNGVPPSEKLFIGGDFNGHVGLDRAIGDMTGYIEDLVSE